A region from the Silene latifolia isolate original U9 population chromosome 7, ASM4854445v1, whole genome shotgun sequence genome encodes:
- the LOC141592189 gene encoding conserved oligomeric Golgi complex subunit 4: MASTQLDTMLTTTTPQPPSSPKFSISFGTPEALTQIRTLTDVGTITRLLHECTAYQRSLDDDLTSLLTQRTTLESNLTTLLRRHSTVLSVVKSDAADVLSSVSNTSSLADAVSAKVRELDLAQSRVSLTILRLDAVSEKSACIDAVRAALDADDYEAAAASVKRFFEIDSEFADSAGSTQKEEMIGFKKQLEVVVKKRLQGAVDQRDHSIVVRFIRLYPLLGIEEEGLQVYVNYLKKVISMRSRMEFDQLIELMDNSYAGGSNTSSQVNFVACLTNLFKDIVLAVEENVDILHSLCGEDGIVYAICELQEECDSRGSLILKKYMEYRKLGKLASEINSYSKSLLSVGNVEGPDPREVELYLEEILSLTQLGEDYTEYMVSKIKGLSSIDPELGPKATKAFRSGSFSGVVQDITGFYVILEEFFMVENVRKAINIDEHVADSLTTSMVDDVFYVLQSCCRRAVSTSNINSVVAVLSGAANLLSNEYLEALQQKMREPNLGAKLFLGGVGVQKTGTEIATALNNMDVSSEYVLKLRHEIEEQCVEVFPAPGDREKVKSCVSELGEMSNTFKQALNAGMEQLVATVTPRIRPILDTVATISYELSEAEYADNEVNDPWVQRLLHAVETNAAWLQPVMTANNYDMFVHLIIDFIVKRLEVIMMQKRFSQLGGLQLDRDARALVSHFSSMTQRTVRDKFARLTQMATILNLEKVSEILDFWGENSGPMTWRLTPAEVRRVLGLRVDFKPEAIAALKL, translated from the exons ATGGCGTCCACACAACTAGACACCATGCTTACTACAACCACACCACAACCACCATCCTCCCCGAAATTCTCAATATCCTTCGGAACACCAGAAGCCCTTACCCAAATCCGAACCTTAACCGACGTCGGAACCATAACCCGACTCCTCCATGAATGCACCGCATACCAACGCTCCTTAGACGACGACCTAACCTCCCTCCTAACCCAACGCACCACCCTTGAATCTAACCTAACCACCCTCCTTCGTCGTCACTCCACCGTCCTCTCCGTCGTTAAATCCGACGCCGCCGACGTTCTCTCCTCCGTCTCCAACACATCCTCTCTCGCCGACGCCGTCTCCGCTAAGGTTCGTGAGCTTGATCTTGCTCAGTCGCGCGTGTCTCTCACCATCCTCCGTCTTGACGCCGTTTCTGAGAAGTCTGCTTGTATTGACGCGGTACGAGCTGCGCTTGATGCTGATGATTATGAGGCTGCTGCTGCTAGTGTTAAGCGGTTTTTTGAGATTGATTCTGAGTTTGCTGACTCTGCTGGCTCCACTCAGAAGGAGGAGATGATCGGGTTTAAGAAGCAGTTGGAGGTTGTTGTTAAGAAGCGCCTTCAAGGCGCTGTTGATCAGAGAGATCATTCGATTGTTGTCAGGTTTATTCGGCTTTATCCGTTGTTAGGCATTGAGGAAGAAGGATTGCAG GTGTATGTGAATTACTTAAAGAAGGTGATTTCGATGAGATCTAGGATGGAGTTTGATCAGTTAATTGAGTTGATGGATAATAGTTATGCTGGTGGTAGTAATACTAGTAGCCAGGTCAATTTTGTTGCTTGCTTGACAAATCTGTTCAAAGACATTGTGTTAGCTGTTGAGGAAAATGTCGATATTTTGCATAGTTTGTGTGGTGAAGATGGGATAGTTTACGCTATTTGTGAGCTGCAAGAAGAATGTGATTCTAGAGGCTCATTGATCCTGAAGAAGTACATGGAATACAGGAAATTGGGGAAATTAGCATCTGAGATCAACTCTTACAGCAAGAGCTTACTTTCTGTTGGGAATGTGGAGGGTCCTGATCCCAGAGAGGTCGAGTTGTATTTGGAGGAGATTTTGTCACTGACTCAATTGGGCGAGGATTATACGGAATATATGGTTTCAAAGATTAAAGGATTGAGTTCGATTGATCCGGAACTTGGTCCAAAAGCAACCAAAGCTTTTCGGAGTGGCAGTTTTAGTGGGGTTGTTCAGGATATAACTGGATTTTATGTTATTTTGGAGGAGTTCTTCATGGTGGAGAATGTTAGGAAGGCTATCAACATTGACGAGCATGTTGCTGACAGCTTGACGACATCCATGGTGGATGATGTTTTCTATGTCTTGCAAAGCTGCTGTCGAAGGGCTGTCTCCACTTCCAACATTAACTCTGTGGTTGCTGTTCTCAGTGGTGCTGCAAACTTGTTGAGTAATGAGTATCTGGAGGCTTTACAGCAGAAAATGAGAGAGCCAAATCTTGGAGCTAAGCTATTTCTAGGAGGTGTTGGTGTGCAAAAGACTGGTACCGAGATTGCCACAGCTTTGAACAACATGGATGTGAGTAGCGAATACGTTCTCAAACTTCGGCATGAGATTGAGGAGCAATGTGTGGAG GTATTCCCAGCACCAGGTGACAGAGAGAAAGTGAAATCATGTGTTTCTGAGTTGGGTGAGATGAGCAACACTTTCAAGCAGGCCCTCAATGCTGGCATGGAACAGCTTGTGGCTACTGTAACTCCTCGAATACGTCCAATTTTGGACACTGTAGCAACCATCAGTTACGAGTTATCTGAGGCTGAATATGCGGATAATGAAGTGAATGATCCATGGGTACAAAGGCTCCTTCATGCAGTTGAAACAAATGCTGCATGGCTCCAGCCAGTAATGACAGCCAACAACTATGATATGTTTGTGCATTTGATTATTGATTTCATCGTCAAAAGGCTTGAAGTCATCATGATGCAAAAGAGGTTCAGTCAACTAGGAGGTTTACAGCTTGACCGAGATGCGAGAGCTCTCGTGAGCCATTTTTCAAGCATGACTCAGAGAACTGTCAGAGATAAATTTGCTCGCCTTACTCAGATGGCTACTATTCTAAACCTGGAAAAAGTGTCTGAAATTTTAGATTTCTGGGGTGAGAACTCAGGACCAATGACCTGGAGACTAACTCCTGCAGAGGTTAGGAGAGTATTGGGTCTGAGAGTTGATTTTAAACCAGAAGCTATAGCGGCTTTGAAATTGTAG
- the LOC141592190 gene encoding uncharacterized protein LOC141592190 produces the protein MEISCSSLMAAMDNIWFYQIVLLPQPISPTTCSKPGLQSSNLTDVSDHTGEDSVSIDSSTSSITSQDDPKTVLEEVKAVVITETEIPSRLSLKSNQSQSIPTLLPKHTPRTSLTYTIDNGQRLQSIFKCKILRDLEQLELKGFMDLGFEFEKERLSPRTINVIPGLKRIGKQTTSSKTSNVNENQQPVVKVEPYLSDAWSVKKPNSPLLRLRMARVSTSQDMKECLKLWARTVVSSVVSVQ, from the exons ATGGAGATAAGCTGCTCTTCTCTTATGGCTGCCATGGACAACATTTGGTTTTATCAAATCGTTCTCTTGCCCCAACCCATTTCTCCAACTACCTGTTCGAAGCCCGGTTTACAGTCTTCTAATTTGACGGATGTTTCTGATCATACAGGAGAAGATAGTGTCTCAATTGACTCTTCTACAAGCTCAATAACATCACAG GATGACCCCAAAACTGTATTAGAAGAAGTGAAAGCAGTTGTAATTACAGAAACAGAAATCCCTTCAAGGCTAAGTTTGAAGAGCAACCAAAGTCAATCAATTCCAACATTGCTGCCAAAACACACACCTCGAACGAGCCTGACTTACACAATTGACAATGGCCAAAGATTGCAAAGTATATTCAAGTGCAAGATTTTGCGTGATCTCGAGCAACTAGAGCTAAAAGGGTTCATGGATTTAGGATTCGAATTTGAAAAGGAGCGACTTAGCCCACGGACTATAAATGTGATTCCGGGATTGAAAAGAATTGGCAAGCAAACAACCAGTAGTAAGACTAGTAACGTGAATGAAAATCAACAACCAGTGGTGAAGGTGGAGCCATATTTATCAGATGCATGGTCGGTGAAAAAGCCGAATTCGCCTTTGCTTAGGCTAAGGATGGCAAGGGTATCCACCTCTCAGGACATGAAAGAATGTCTTAAGCTTTGGGCTAGAACTGTTGTTTCTTCTGTAGTATCCGTACAATGA
- the LOC141590122 gene encoding peroxidase 21-like, with amino-acid sequence MKGVVTGRSELEKNYYSESCPNAEAIIKEEVTKLYHKHGNTAVSWIRNLFHDCMVKSCDASMLLDDDPARGIQSEKYSGRNFGMRNFKYINTIKEALENQCPSTVSCADIIALSARDAVQLLGGPADIAMRSGRKDSETSYVDVIDDYLPNHNDTMQLVLARFQSIGVDVESTVALLGAHSVGRVHCMNIVNRIYPTVDPTLDPDYAEYLKRRCPSPNPDPEAVEYARNDLDTPMLLDNMYYKNLLEGKGLMIVDQELTSDPSTLPYVEKMADDNSYFHDQFAAAIILLSENNPLTGDQGQVRVDCTRVNSA; translated from the exons ATGAAAGGGGTGGTAACGG GAAGAAGCGAGCTAGAGAAGAACTACTACTCTGAAAGTTGTCCAAATGCAGAAGCAATCATCAAAGAAGAGGTGACAAAGTTATACCACAAGCATGGTAATACTGCTGTTTCCTGGATTCGTAATCTCTTCCATGATTGCATGGTTAAG TCATGCGATGCATCGATGCTATTGGACGACGATCCAGCAAGAGGCATACAGTCAGAGAAATATTCGGGTCGGAATTTCGGGATGAGGAACTTCAAATATATAAATACCATCAAAGAAGCACTTGAAAACCAATGTCCATCCACCGTCTCTTGTGCTGATATCATTGCTCTTTCTGCTAGAGATGCCGTTCAATTG TTAGGAGGACCTGCCGACATAGCAATGAGGAGCGGAAGAAAGGACAGTGAGACAAGCTATGTAGACGTGATTGACGATTATCTTCCTAACCATAATGACACCATGCAACTCGTCTTGGCTCGCTTTCAATCTATTGGTGTCGATGTCGAAAGCACCGTTGCTCTTTTAG GTGCACATTCAGTTGGAAGAGTCCATTGCATGAACATTGTGAACCGGATCTATCCAACCGTAGATCCAACTCTAGATCCGGATTATGCTGAGTACCTTAAACGAAGATGCCCTAGCCCCAACCCGGATCCAGAAGCAGTCGAATACGCTAGGAATGACCTGGACACGCCCATGTTATTGGATAACATGTACTACAAGAACCTTTTGGAGGGCAAAGGACTTATGATAGTAGACCAAGAACTAACCTCGGATCCCTCCACTTTGCCTTACGTTGAAAAAATGGCGGATGATAATTCTTACTTTCATGATCAATTTGCAGCGGCTATCATTTTATTGTCTGAGAATAATCCTTTGACTGGTGATCAAGGTCAAGTTAGGGTTGATTGCACTCGCGTCAACTCTGCCTAA